One part of the Niveispirillum cyanobacteriorum genome encodes these proteins:
- a CDS encoding glycosyltransferase — protein sequence MRDEIVMGMAMRMDPVKCRCLLADNPADVTALQHIAGHLCDAGDGLGAMRLIRRAYRLHGNQDTFMRQAEAMLHVALNQISALLDPGRFDEAATHLEWLAQFIPPSGHLARLLATVWLILGRDGDAIAMLPKAGVTAPADSGIAVALTALDTHRRHYGVIGTVVIPAFKAASTIAESLDSILAALDHHRRASGREDAQVHIVVVDDCSPDDTVDVVRAWGRAHPDQSLTLVANNQNRGAGRARNAGVAAALGPYLWFLDADDMFLERHLHVTAGALDANPQLDYVRTDMLFDRIDSQVSAAWRDASIRTYPCNLCIRREAHARTGGFPEETPFWPATADDVAYSRAITQQLQGVKIGIKTVFYRMSPGNVLDRMQDEMVSGRAPGEGAQVDGRFMAIEILVRRRLQALSAGHDTHERNRTGTATTLINLAGERTAAGDHAGAHALLRQATDIDPHQHTGWFELGMASHRLARRAEARSAFARAVGLRPLLAPARVNLGLILLEDGDAQAALPHLRRAVELAPGSANARFLLARTLRRLGQKDEAEEHLRQAIASAPTQVEYQTEWAGLLLDKGDGLAALSVADGAIGLSSGHYDAHAARAAALEALDRKPEALDAWERAIACHAGFGEAFTRRALLLLERQWGPPPIARTAAASPAQRLALTRLGSNGRFGNQILQYGVARLYAERHGLTLETPPWVGRHLFDLDDPLPGSPLPRLSEEEAGLAAGLSADARPEAAGHDIDGYFCGHTGPLARHAATFRRIFTQGQRWRDSFQAAQARLRETGETVISVHLRRGDFGWGPFWVAPEAWYLEWLEALWPTLSNPVLYIATDNPELIAAFARYKPLHAALLGLPPVQGAGFLEDFHALCAADILAISNSTFSFTASLLNDHARSFVRPDRTLRALVPYAPWASPVLLG from the coding sequence ATGCGTGACGAGATCGTTATGGGCATGGCTATGCGAATGGACCCGGTGAAATGCCGTTGCCTTCTGGCGGACAACCCCGCCGATGTGACGGCACTTCAGCACATCGCTGGGCATTTATGTGATGCAGGCGACGGGTTGGGCGCGATGCGGCTGATCAGGCGGGCCTATCGCCTGCATGGAAACCAGGATACCTTCATGCGGCAGGCCGAGGCCATGCTGCATGTGGCGCTGAACCAGATCTCTGCGCTGCTGGACCCCGGCCGTTTCGACGAGGCGGCGACCCATCTGGAATGGCTGGCGCAGTTCATCCCGCCCTCCGGCCATCTGGCCCGGCTGCTGGCCACCGTCTGGCTGATCCTGGGACGGGATGGTGACGCCATCGCCATGCTGCCCAAGGCTGGCGTCACCGCCCCCGCTGACAGCGGCATTGCCGTAGCGCTCACGGCGCTGGATACCCACCGCCGCCACTATGGCGTCATCGGAACTGTCGTCATTCCCGCTTTCAAGGCCGCCAGCACCATCGCGGAAAGCCTGGACAGCATCCTTGCAGCACTGGACCATCACCGCCGCGCGTCAGGCCGCGAGGATGCGCAGGTCCATATTGTGGTGGTGGACGATTGCTCCCCCGACGACACGGTGGATGTCGTCCGTGCCTGGGGCCGGGCGCATCCCGACCAAAGCCTGACCCTGGTAGCCAACAACCAGAACCGGGGCGCCGGCCGCGCGCGCAATGCGGGCGTTGCAGCGGCCCTGGGCCCCTATCTCTGGTTTCTGGACGCTGACGACATGTTTCTGGAGCGGCATCTCCATGTCACAGCCGGTGCGCTGGATGCCAATCCGCAGTTGGATTATGTGCGCACCGATATGCTGTTCGACCGGATTGACAGCCAGGTATCCGCCGCCTGGCGCGACGCGTCGATCCGCACATATCCCTGCAATCTCTGCATCCGCCGCGAGGCGCATGCTCGCACCGGCGGCTTTCCGGAGGAAACGCCGTTCTGGCCCGCGACCGCCGATGATGTCGCCTATTCTCGCGCCATCACACAGCAGTTGCAGGGCGTGAAGATCGGTATCAAGACGGTCTTCTACCGGATGAGCCCCGGCAATGTCCTGGACCGGATGCAGGACGAAATGGTCAGCGGTCGCGCACCCGGAGAAGGGGCGCAGGTCGATGGCCGTTTCATGGCCATCGAAATCCTGGTCCGCCGCCGGTTGCAGGCGCTGTCGGCAGGACACGACACCCACGAGCGCAACCGAACCGGGACTGCGACGACCCTTATCAATCTAGCCGGCGAACGGACTGCCGCGGGCGACCATGCGGGTGCCCACGCCTTGCTACGTCAGGCGACGGATATCGATCCACACCAGCACACGGGATGGTTCGAGCTGGGCATGGCATCGCATCGCCTGGCACGCCGGGCGGAGGCGCGATCAGCATTCGCCCGTGCTGTTGGGCTTCGGCCGCTCCTGGCTCCGGCCCGCGTCAATCTGGGACTGATCCTGCTGGAGGATGGCGATGCCCAGGCCGCCCTGCCCCATCTGCGCCGCGCCGTGGAACTGGCCCCCGGCAGTGCGAATGCCCGTTTTCTGCTGGCACGAACCCTGCGCCGGCTAGGGCAAAAGGACGAGGCGGAGGAACATCTGCGTCAGGCAATCGCCAGCGCGCCCACCCAGGTCGAGTATCAGACAGAATGGGCCGGACTGCTGCTGGACAAGGGTGACGGTCTGGCCGCACTGAGTGTCGCCGATGGCGCCATCGGCCTGTCTTCCGGCCACTATGACGCGCATGCCGCGCGGGCCGCAGCGCTGGAAGCGCTTGACCGTAAGCCCGAGGCGCTGGACGCCTGGGAGCGTGCCATCGCCTGCCATGCCGGTTTTGGGGAGGCCTTTACCCGCCGTGCCCTGCTGCTGCTGGAACGGCAATGGGGTCCGCCACCGATAGCCCGTACCGCCGCAGCCAGCCCGGCGCAGCGACTGGCCCTGACAAGGCTGGGGAGCAACGGTCGCTTCGGCAATCAGATCCTGCAATATGGCGTGGCCCGCCTCTATGCCGAACGTCATGGTTTGACTCTGGAAACGCCTCCCTGGGTCGGCAGGCATCTGTTCGATCTGGATGACCCGCTTCCCGGTTCGCCATTACCACGCCTGTCGGAGGAGGAGGCTGGCTTGGCCGCCGGCCTGTCTGCCGATGCAAGGCCGGAGGCGGCCGGACATGATATTGACGGCTATTTCTGTGGCCATACTGGCCCCCTGGCACGACATGCCGCCACCTTCCGTCGCATTTTCACACAAGGGCAGCGGTGGCGCGACAGTTTCCAGGCAGCGCAGGCCCGGCTGCGGGAAACAGGGGAAACTGTGATATCGGTGCATCTGCGCCGTGGCGATTTCGGTTGGGGACCTTTCTGGGTCGCACCGGAAGCCTGGTATCTGGAATGGTTGGAAGCGCTTTGGCCAACCTTGAGCAACCCCGTACTTTATATTGCGACAGACAACCCCGAGCTGATTGCCGCTTTCGCCCGGTACAAGCCCTTACATGCTGCCCTTCTTGGCCTTCCACCCGTACAAGGCGCAGGCTTCCTTGAGGACTTCCATGCTCTTTGCGCCGCGGATATACTTGCGATCTCAAACAGCACCTTCTCCTTTACGGCAAGCTTGCTGAATGACCATGCACGAAGCTTCGTGCGACCCGACCGCACGCTACGCGCTCTGGTCCCCTATGCCCCCTGGGCATCGCCTGTCCTTTTGGGGTAA
- a CDS encoding glycosyltransferase — translation MRLAFLDTTFGDYTPQTMQAAPLGGTQSAACYLALALARMGVDVTLVNGTSAPGMVDGVMCRHHGTMPVSVLARFDALVVMGGCDGDSIRNLHVASDSRCRLVLWTQHASDQPAVANLADPDTVNRWDAFIFVSRWQREDYIGRFRLPRHRCHIMRNAPAPCFAGLFAPEERIIAAKPWPPILAYTSTPFRGLEVLLAAMPLVRAAIPGTGLKVLSSLEAYQVPLERDPYTALYDRCRITEGVEYLGGVSQPVLAATLREVAALAYPNRYAETSCISVMEAMAAGCLVVSSRLGALPETGAGYARLLSVPPDPVLHAAQFADAIVAELNRHHAQSDGSERYLRAQVQHADAEQGWNRQAARWLSFLSDNASWQPPIQEIAGILGQLKRPAAVNDHDAMADLCARILSLDPARAGIWRVLMQIQAAQARHADALLSLGRAGRLEAPDPAEWQGWMPTMLAGVASGTDGTPLSLRIAALRAVRPLLSGEVFWAGQLTIAARQLASQARAANDAVVTLSACLLVAEMAPDDTGIRLAAAMAAQALGDHALTLELAVQALRIDSAAVLSSRQTRGVLHGWLDAAERALLTGLDALDANVAARLFTAMAVVTGALGGDASLARQAALAHEPQARRALLLRMVAARHRLAGRRADQVELLRQAASFGHDPGAGHRLGTARMALSQRLLLENLGAILTDGANDRLETGWQEQAAALIGQIEGLLYLDGNDESERSAMWATLRGYDAFLSWFKVAGPGMPPLPAPPPGGRKLYDCFQFYNELDLLEIRLAELSPVVDHFVLVEAAYTHAGTPKPLYYAENRERFARYADKIIHVVVEDDPGGFAWVREAHQRQAILRGLTQAGPADMVIISDADEILRPEIASQLRSVAAEGPSLFAPHLDIHLYFLNLRSQEPWISVAAAPFDLVRQVGANNMRYLAKQGIGQTIPAAGWHFTWMGGIERFLAKLDAFAHREMIDSFGNDGDVNRARLEKFFATGRFEEGAIPGMWTALQRVSIDDSFPATLRARHAQFAEMGWIAPESGA, via the coding sequence ATGAGATTAGCCTTCCTCGACACAACATTCGGCGATTACACGCCGCAGACCATGCAGGCGGCCCCGTTGGGCGGTACGCAGTCTGCGGCTTGTTACCTGGCGCTCGCCCTCGCCCGTATGGGCGTGGATGTTACGCTGGTGAATGGTACGTCGGCGCCGGGCATGGTCGACGGTGTCATGTGCCGGCACCATGGTACCATGCCTGTTTCCGTGCTGGCGCGATTCGATGCGCTGGTGGTTATGGGGGGCTGTGACGGCGACAGCATACGCAATCTGCATGTAGCCAGTGATAGCAGGTGCCGACTGGTGCTGTGGACACAGCATGCTAGCGACCAGCCGGCGGTTGCCAACCTTGCCGATCCCGATACTGTCAACCGGTGGGATGCGTTTATTTTTGTCAGCCGGTGGCAGCGCGAGGATTATATCGGCCGTTTCCGGCTTCCCCGCCATCGCTGCCATATCATGCGCAACGCGCCGGCCCCTTGCTTTGCCGGGCTGTTCGCGCCTGAAGAGCGAATTATCGCCGCGAAGCCGTGGCCCCCCATCCTTGCCTATACGAGCACACCGTTTCGCGGGCTGGAAGTGCTGCTGGCCGCAATGCCCCTCGTCCGTGCTGCAATACCCGGGACAGGCCTGAAAGTACTTTCTTCGTTGGAAGCTTATCAGGTCCCGTTGGAACGTGATCCTTATACCGCCCTTTACGATCGCTGCCGGATAACGGAAGGGGTTGAGTATCTGGGCGGCGTTTCACAGCCGGTCCTGGCGGCGACATTGCGAGAGGTGGCTGCGCTGGCCTACCCCAACCGGTATGCCGAAACGTCCTGCATCAGCGTGATGGAGGCGATGGCAGCGGGTTGCCTGGTCGTATCCAGCCGGCTTGGGGCCCTTCCGGAAACCGGCGCCGGCTATGCCCGGCTGCTATCCGTGCCGCCTGATCCGGTCCTGCACGCGGCCCAATTCGCAGACGCCATTGTGGCTGAATTGAACCGTCACCATGCACAGTCCGACGGGTCTGAGCGGTACCTGCGCGCGCAGGTGCAGCACGCCGATGCGGAACAGGGCTGGAACCGGCAGGCCGCACGCTGGCTGTCCTTTTTGTCTGATAATGCCAGTTGGCAACCGCCAATCCAGGAGATCGCCGGCATTCTGGGTCAGCTGAAACGACCGGCGGCGGTGAATGATCATGACGCGATGGCCGATCTGTGTGCCCGCATCCTGTCGCTGGACCCCGCCCGTGCCGGTATCTGGCGCGTGCTGATGCAGATTCAGGCCGCGCAGGCGCGTCATGCCGACGCGCTGCTGTCGCTGGGCCGTGCTGGCCGACTGGAAGCGCCTGATCCCGCGGAATGGCAGGGCTGGATGCCCACCATGCTGGCGGGTGTGGCATCGGGTACAGATGGGACACCCCTATCGCTGCGTATCGCGGCGTTGCGCGCGGTGCGGCCCCTGTTGTCGGGCGAAGTGTTCTGGGCCGGTCAACTGACCATCGCTGCCCGGCAGCTGGCGTCCCAGGCCAGGGCGGCGAATGATGCGGTGGTAACGCTTTCAGCCTGCCTGCTGGTGGCGGAGATGGCGCCCGATGACACGGGCATCCGGTTGGCGGCCGCAATGGCCGCACAGGCCTTGGGCGATCATGCGTTGACCCTGGAACTGGCGGTGCAGGCTCTACGGATCGACAGTGCGGCCGTTCTGTCCTCTCGCCAGACGCGGGGGGTGTTGCACGGTTGGCTGGACGCGGCGGAACGTGCCTTGCTGACCGGCCTGGATGCGCTGGACGCAAATGTCGCTGCGCGGCTTTTCACTGCTATGGCCGTGGTCACCGGCGCCCTGGGCGGGGATGCCAGCCTCGCCCGGCAGGCCGCCCTGGCACACGAACCCCAGGCCCGCCGAGCCCTGCTACTGCGCATGGTTGCCGCGCGGCATCGTCTGGCGGGGCGGCGTGCGGATCAGGTGGAATTGCTGCGTCAGGCGGCCAGTTTTGGTCATGATCCAGGGGCCGGGCACCGGCTGGGGACGGCGCGAATGGCGTTGTCACAGCGGCTGCTGCTGGAAAATCTGGGCGCGATACTGACTGATGGCGCCAATGACCGGCTTGAAACCGGCTGGCAGGAACAGGCAGCTGCGCTGATTGGCCAGATCGAAGGGCTGCTTTATCTGGACGGTAATGATGAGAGCGAGCGATCGGCGATGTGGGCCACGCTGCGCGGCTATGATGCTTTCTTGTCCTGGTTCAAGGTTGCGGGACCCGGAATGCCGCCATTGCCTGCCCCGCCGCCGGGCGGACGAAAGCTTTATGACTGTTTCCAGTTCTACAATGAACTGGACCTGCTGGAGATCCGGCTGGCCGAACTGTCGCCTGTCGTCGATCATTTCGTGCTGGTGGAGGCCGCCTATACCCATGCGGGTACGCCAAAACCGCTTTATTACGCAGAGAACCGAGAAAGGTTCGCCCGCTATGCCGACAAAATCATCCATGTCGTGGTGGAGGATGATCCGGGCGGTTTCGCCTGGGTTCGGGAGGCTCATCAGCGTCAGGCGATCCTGCGCGGCCTGACCCAGGCTGGGCCCGCCGACATGGTGATCATCAGCGACGCCGACGAGATTCTGCGGCCCGAGATAGCGTCTCAACTGCGGTCGGTGGCTGCGGAAGGCCCGTCCCTGTTCGCACCACATCTGGATATCCATCTCTATTTCCTGAATCTGCGGTCACAGGAACCCTGGATTTCGGTGGCGGCAGCACCCTTCGACCTGGTCCGTCAGGTCGGGGCCAACAATATGCGCTATCTGGCCAAGCAGGGTATCGGGCAGACCATCCCGGCGGCGGGCTGGCATTTCACCTGGATGGGCGGGATTGAACGGTTCCTGGCCAAACTGGATGCCTTTGCCCACCGCGAAATGATCGACAGTTTCGGCAATGACGGGGATGTCAACCGCGCGCGGCTGGAGAAATTCTTCGCCACGGGCCGGTTTGAGGAAGGGGCCATCCCCGGCATGTGGACCGCTTTGCAGCGGGTCTCCATCGATGACAGCTTCCCGGCCACCCTTCGCGCCCGCCATGCGCAGTTTGCGGAAATGGGCTGGATTGCACCGGAGAGCGGCGCGTGA
- a CDS encoding tetratricopeptide repeat protein, with translation MTLPVPSPTDFLRAAMHAYRRGSLSEAESLCRDILRGQPYHVGGLFLLAVVRTAVGDDEAAAGLFQATLTLDPALADANGNLAMIRQRQGHRAEATRLFQRATRLAPDNLDWRISHAMLCLEQPGTAARHFRSALALAPTSAAAWRGLGLALRGNDPAQAAIAFDRAFRLDPSLQQTQSEAFACRLRAAEWQHYDRDRQSMEVCIDQGGIVLPLLTQIAGIDPARQRRAAETVWQWQVAGDPPPSLSRKRHDDRLTVAYLSADFHEHATAYLITGLLEQHDRSRFRILAGCYGTEDDSAARQRIRRSVDGFHILRDLDVGQVAEWAAEQGIDILVDLKGYTAGARLDLLSRRLATVQVAYLGYPGTLGGGPVDYLVGDSVVTPPADQPYYHERLVILPGCYQVNDRNRPRPDTMIDRGSLGLPPDGFVFGALNAPQKITPDLFGCWMRVLKATPDAHLMLYDPNGTAAANLRAAATRLGVDPGRLTFVGAAPLAQHLARYRAIDLCLDSFPYTGHTTTSDALWMGVPVVTRQGDGFAARVAASLLHAVGLPELITHDLAGYEALALSLERDRARLDELKAHLERVRDTAPLFDTPAFARHLERAYRLMWERHCASLPPQTLIVPPQD, from the coding sequence GTGACCTTGCCCGTCCCCTCACCCACCGACTTCCTGCGGGCTGCGATGCATGCCTACCGGCGGGGCAGCTTATCAGAGGCGGAGTCTCTGTGCCGCGATATCCTGCGCGGCCAGCCCTACCATGTGGGCGGGCTTTTCCTGCTAGCGGTCGTGCGCACCGCGGTGGGGGATGATGAGGCCGCGGCAGGGCTGTTCCAAGCCACTCTGACGCTGGACCCGGCCCTTGCCGATGCCAATGGTAATCTGGCCATGATCCGGCAGCGTCAGGGCCATCGGGCAGAGGCGACCCGTCTGTTCCAACGTGCCACCCGCCTGGCCCCGGACAACCTCGACTGGCGCATCAGCCATGCCATGCTATGCCTGGAGCAACCGGGGACCGCAGCCCGACATTTCCGTTCGGCATTGGCGCTGGCACCCACATCGGCTGCGGCCTGGCGAGGGCTGGGCTTAGCTTTACGCGGCAATGATCCGGCACAGGCTGCGATTGCCTTCGACCGGGCATTTCGCCTTGATCCATCGTTGCAACAGACACAGAGCGAGGCATTCGCCTGCCGCCTGCGGGCCGCTGAGTGGCAGCACTACGACCGTGACCGCCAGTCTATGGAAGTCTGCATCGACCAGGGTGGCATCGTCCTGCCCCTGCTGACGCAGATTGCCGGGATCGACCCCGCCCGGCAACGCCGGGCCGCCGAGACGGTCTGGCAGTGGCAGGTGGCCGGGGACCCACCCCCCAGCTTGTCGCGCAAGCGCCATGATGACCGCCTTACCGTGGCGTATCTATCGGCTGATTTTCATGAACACGCCACCGCCTATCTGATCACTGGCCTGCTGGAACAGCATGACCGCAGTCGGTTCCGTATCCTAGCCGGCTGTTACGGAACGGAAGATGACAGTGCGGCACGCCAGCGCATCCGCCGTTCGGTTGATGGTTTTCACATCCTGCGCGATCTCGATGTCGGGCAGGTTGCCGAATGGGCCGCTGAACAAGGGATCGATATCCTTGTCGATCTGAAGGGCTATACGGCAGGGGCGCGGCTGGACTTGCTGTCACGGCGGTTGGCGACGGTGCAGGTGGCCTATCTGGGCTATCCCGGCACGCTGGGCGGTGGCCCGGTCGACTATCTGGTCGGTGATTCTGTGGTGACGCCCCCCGCTGACCAGCCCTACTATCATGAGCGTCTGGTCATTCTGCCCGGCTGTTATCAGGTCAATGACCGTAACCGCCCCCGGCCCGATACCATGATTGACCGGGGCAGCCTGGGCCTGCCGCCGGACGGTTTCGTCTTCGGCGCCCTTAACGCACCGCAGAAGATAACGCCCGATCTTTTCGGCTGCTGGATGCGAGTGCTGAAAGCCACACCTGATGCCCACCTGATGCTCTATGATCCCAACGGTACGGCGGCGGCCAATCTGCGCGCGGCAGCGACCAGGCTGGGCGTTGATCCGGGCCGGCTGACCTTTGTCGGCGCCGCCCCACTAGCCCAGCATCTGGCCCGCTACCGCGCCATTGATCTCTGCCTGGACAGCTTTCCTTACACGGGCCACACCACCACCTCCGACGCGTTGTGGATGGGGGTGCCCGTGGTCACGCGGCAAGGGGATGGTTTCGCAGCACGGGTCGCGGCCAGCCTGCTGCACGCGGTCGGCCTACCCGAACTGATCACCCATGACCTTGCCGGCTATGAAGCACTGGCCCTATCACTAGAGCGTGACCGGGCACGACTTGATGAGCTGAAGGCACATCTGGAGCGGGTGCGCGATACCGCGCCGCTTTTCGACACGCCCGCCTTCGCGCGGCACCTGGAACGGGCCTATCGCCTGATGTGGGAACGGCATTGTGCCAGCCTGCCGCCACAGACCCTCATCGTGCCGCCGCAAGATTGA
- a CDS encoding tetratricopeptide repeat protein: MTASANDLMAQAVALQNAGQLVQADALFRRVLEQCPEDPDVLMALGVLSLLREDAAGAVPLLARSLRQRHHNAAGFSNLCAALRALGRLEQAEVAGREAVLIDPGLDMAQHNLASVLLDRGDHEGALEPLRCYIALVPDASLQRFLLATSLMALDRHAEAESIWRELLRLTPEDGRAHANLGVVLKNLRRYAEAIEAYRRALVLMPDEAAVMSNMGLSLSQLGDRDEEATRWLHRAIRVKPHFADAWLNLGLVLRNQNRIEQAMKFCQGALAADPDHAEAHTLLATCLLLKGRMRDGFAAYEWRVRLRDFPALRRDYMSPVWTGGDPAGLTLLVHDEQGLGDGIQFARYVPLLSRRGARVIVECAPALVRIFTTLGGGTTIIAHGAPLPPHDAHVPLLSLPHLLGLEEMPDAVPYLTAEPALMADWSRRLSDFKGVKVGLVWAGNPDFKDDRRRSPGLSALLPLLEVPGVSFFALQKGGGRADLETLGAGLRPNFTDLGPEITDFADTAGIMTNLDLVISSCTAPPHLAGALGRPVWTLLPLNADWRWRDQGAATLWYPRMRLFRQERAGDWASVVTCVRDALINLAAAR, from the coding sequence GTGACGGCCAGCGCCAATGACCTGATGGCCCAAGCGGTCGCCCTTCAGAATGCGGGGCAGCTGGTGCAGGCCGACGCCCTGTTCCGACGGGTGCTGGAACAGTGTCCGGAGGACCCAGACGTGCTGATGGCGCTGGGTGTGCTGTCGCTGCTGCGTGAGGATGCGGCTGGGGCGGTGCCGTTGCTGGCCCGTTCCCTGCGGCAACGCCATCACAATGCCGCCGGCTTCTCCAACCTGTGCGCGGCCTTGCGGGCGCTGGGCCGGCTGGAACAGGCCGAGGTGGCGGGCCGGGAAGCGGTGCTGATCGATCCCGGTCTGGATATGGCCCAGCATAATCTGGCCAGTGTCCTGCTGGACCGTGGTGACCATGAAGGCGCGTTGGAACCGTTGCGCTGCTACATCGCCCTGGTCCCTGATGCCAGCCTGCAGCGTTTCCTGCTGGCCACTTCCCTGATGGCGTTGGACCGGCATGCCGAAGCGGAGAGTATCTGGCGGGAATTGCTGCGCCTGACGCCGGAGGATGGAAGGGCCCACGCCAATCTGGGTGTCGTGCTGAAGAACCTGCGCCGTTACGCGGAAGCCATTGAGGCCTATCGCCGGGCGCTGGTGCTGATGCCCGATGAAGCGGCGGTGATGAGCAATATGGGCCTGTCGCTGTCGCAACTGGGTGACCGGGACGAAGAAGCCACGCGGTGGCTGCATCGGGCCATCCGGGTGAAGCCCCATTTCGCCGATGCCTGGCTGAACCTGGGTCTGGTGCTGCGCAACCAGAACCGGATCGAACAGGCGATGAAGTTCTGCCAGGGGGCGCTGGCCGCCGATCCCGACCATGCGGAGGCTCATACGCTACTGGCCACATGCCTTCTGCTGAAGGGGCGGATGCGCGACGGTTTTGCCGCCTATGAATGGCGGGTGCGCCTGCGCGATTTTCCGGCGCTACGGCGGGATTATATGTCGCCCGTCTGGACAGGGGGCGATCCCGCCGGCCTGACGCTGCTGGTCCATGATGAACAGGGCCTGGGTGATGGGATACAGTTCGCCCGATATGTGCCGCTGCTGTCCCGGCGGGGCGCGCGAGTGATCGTGGAATGTGCGCCGGCCCTGGTCCGGATATTCACGACCTTGGGGGGTGGCACCACCATCATCGCCCATGGCGCCCCTTTACCGCCCCACGATGCGCATGTCCCCCTGCTCAGCCTGCCGCATCTGCTGGGCCTGGAGGAGATGCCGGATGCCGTGCCCTATCTCACCGCAGAACCGGCACTAATGGCGGACTGGTCACGCCGACTATCGGACTTTAAGGGAGTGAAGGTCGGGCTGGTCTGGGCCGGCAATCCGGATTTCAAGGATGACCGCCGCCGCTCCCCCGGTCTATCGGCCTTGCTGCCCCTTCTGGAGGTGCCGGGTGTTTCCTTCTTCGCCTTGCAGAAGGGGGGAGGTCGGGCGGATCTGGAGACGCTGGGCGCGGGTCTGCGGCCGAACTTCACCGACCTGGGGCCGGAGATCACGGATTTTGCCGATACGGCTGGCATCATGACCAACCTTGATCTGGTCATCAGTTCCTGTACGGCGCCGCCGCATCTGGCGGGTGCATTGGGCCGGCCTGTCTGGACATTGCTGCCGCTCAATGCCGATTGGCGCTGGCGGGATCAGGGGGCTGCGACGCTATGGTATCCGCGCATGCGCCTGTTTCGGCAGGAGCGGGCGGGGGATTGGGCATCGGTCGTGACGTGTGTCCGCGACGCCCTTATCAATCTTGCGGCGGCACGATGA
- a CDS encoding tetratricopeptide repeat protein, translated as MNEDGFRQEMSAGQAAHAAGDLHRAITHFVEAVRLSPAHPVALFNLGITLEDAGQTGAALSVQEEARRLRPDHPPGLFRLGSLLMKLGQLDRAFPVLTHLLATKPDFPDAAFRCGNLLMALNRPAAAEQAYRIALTLEPEQGGIANNLAGSLRRQGRVSDATTWYRRAVRCEPGTPEYHKNLGVCLIQQGQWQEGWPHYDRRCHQAMWRWRRDVPGVPRWDGSSLIGKRILVHFEQGLGDTLQFIRYMAVLKEMGAWTLFECQPTLRDILRGVAGIDELICHGDPLPDADVHVPLMSLPGLCCSTPGTVPGASMPYLHLPRDRVAAWASRIGNDGIRVGINWQAAGADRSIPLSAFTPLASVPGVRLFSLQKDVGLEQLSAWTGHVPITCFEDSERQRTYGSFVDSAAIIANLDLVVSCDSAMLHVAGAMGKPTFLALPFIGDWRWMNDPVRTVWYDCVRMFRADPQGGWVAVMNHIAQAIVDVSTQKIRFDHRQNS; from the coding sequence ATGAACGAGGATGGCTTTCGCCAGGAAATGTCAGCAGGACAGGCGGCCCATGCCGCCGGCGATCTGCACCGGGCGATCACGCATTTTGTTGAGGCTGTCCGCCTGTCCCCGGCCCATCCCGTGGCCCTCTTCAACCTGGGCATTACGCTGGAGGATGCGGGACAGACCGGGGCGGCTCTGTCAGTGCAGGAGGAGGCACGCCGGCTGCGGCCTGATCATCCGCCGGGTCTGTTCCGCCTTGGTAGCCTGTTGATGAAATTAGGGCAGTTGGATAGGGCATTCCCGGTACTGACGCACTTGCTGGCCACCAAGCCGGATTTTCCCGACGCCGCTTTTCGCTGCGGCAACTTACTGATGGCACTGAACCGCCCGGCAGCGGCAGAACAAGCCTATCGCATCGCCCTGACGCTGGAACCAGAGCAGGGCGGTATCGCCAACAATCTGGCAGGTTCTTTACGCCGGCAAGGACGTGTCAGCGATGCTACCACATGGTATCGCCGCGCAGTGAGATGTGAACCTGGCACGCCGGAATACCATAAGAATCTGGGTGTCTGCCTGATCCAGCAGGGGCAATGGCAGGAGGGCTGGCCTCATTATGACCGGCGCTGCCATCAGGCCATGTGGCGCTGGCGGCGTGACGTGCCGGGTGTACCGCGGTGGGACGGTAGTTCGCTGATCGGCAAGCGCATTCTGGTGCATTTCGAACAAGGCCTTGGCGATACCCTGCAGTTCATCCGCTATATGGCGGTGCTGAAGGAGATGGGGGCATGGACACTCTTTGAATGTCAGCCCACCCTGCGTGACATTTTACGCGGGGTGGCGGGTATTGATGAACTGATCTGTCATGGTGATCCGTTGCCGGACGCCGATGTTCACGTCCCGCTGATGAGCCTGCCCGGCCTCTGCTGCTCCACCCCTGGGACTGTTCCCGGTGCATCGATGCCCTATCTGCATCTGCCCCGTGATCGGGTGGCCGCCTGGGCGTCTCGAATCGGAAACGATGGGATACGTGTCGGCATCAATTGGCAAGCCGCCGGTGCTGATCGCTCCATCCCGCTGTCGGCCTTCACGCCATTGGCCAGCGTGCCTGGTGTACGCTTGTTCAGCCTGCAGAAGGATGTAGGTCTTGAGCAGTTATCCGCATGGACTGGTCACGTGCCGATAACATGTTTTGAGGATTCGGAACGGCAACGAACCTATGGAAGCTTCGTTGACAGTGCCGCTATCATTGCCAATCTTGATCTGGTTGTCAGTTGCGACAGTGCCATGCTCCATGTGGCAGGTGCTATGGGCAAGCCAACCTTTCTGGCGCTGCCGTTCATTGGTGACTGGCGTTGGATGAATGATCCGGTGCGGACAGTGTGGTACGACTGCGTACGTATGTTCCGGGCCGATCCGCAGGGTGGATGGGTGGCCGTGATGAACCACATAGCCCAAGCGATAGTTGATGTTTCTACCCAAAAGATACGATTTGATCACAGGCAGAATTCATAA